The Bacillus thuringiensis genome includes a window with the following:
- a CDS encoding helix-turn-helix domain-containing protein yields MNLNERLKACREKKGYTQTFISEKLDVNKATLSSYESGRRKPDYETLTKLADIYEVSIDYLLGRAMHQKLTVKETEEISKETNEWMTLINQLSEDNKELFKSTIQSFISKNKTP; encoded by the coding sequence ATGAACTTAAACGAAAGATTGAAAGCGTGTCGCGAAAAGAAAGGTTACACACAGACTTTCATCTCAGAAAAATTAGACGTAAATAAAGCAACTTTATCTAGTTACGAATCGGGAAGACGTAAACCTGACTATGAAACATTAACTAAACTAGCAGACATATACGAGGTTTCTATCGATTATTTATTAGGAAGAGCGATGCATCAAAAGTTAACAGTTAAAGAAACAGAAGAGATAAGTAAAGAGACTAATGAATGGATGACACTGATCAACCAACTTTCAGAAGACAACAAAGAGTTATTTAAATCAACAATCCAAAGCTTTATATCTAAAAATAAAACTCCGTAG